The Lewinella sp. 4G2 nucleotide sequence AGACTACAGACTAGTAACTGATCACGCCGGAAAATCCCCCAACGTCTCCTCCAGCTGGTTCAGCGCCGTCTCGGTCTGTTCCGCGTTCGGCGCCTTACCGTGCCACTTGTGGGTACCGACCATGAAGTCGACGCCCTGGCCCATTTCGGTTTTCATGACGATACAGCAGGGCTTGCCGTTGCGCATCTCCTGTACTTCCTTGAGTACCCGGACAGTTTCCTCCATGTTGTTGCCATCCATGTGGTGGATGTTCCAGCCGAAGGCCTCGTACTTATCGGCGAAGTTGCCGAGCTTAAGTACTTCCTCCGTGGGGCCGTCGATCTGCTGGCCGTTGTCATCGATGATGAGCACGAGGTTGTCCAATTTGTTGTGGGGAGCGAACAGGGCCGCTTCCCAAATTTGTCCTTCTTGCTGCTCACCGTCGCCGGTCAGTACGAAGACCGTCCGGTCGTCGCCGTTCATTTTTTTGGCTAAGGCCATACCGCACGCAACGCTGACGCCCTGTCCGAGGGAACCGGAAGCAATACGGACGCCGGGCAGACCCTCGTGGGTAGTTGGGTGGCCCTGCACGCGAGAATTGATCTGGCGGAAGGTAGCCAGTTCCTCTACGGGGAAGTAACCAGCACGGGCCAGTACGCTGTAGAAGACGGGGCTGATGTGGCCGTTGGAGAGGAAGAATACGTCTTCCCCCTTCGCCTCCATATTAAATGAGGTATCGTGCTTCATTACCTCAAAGTAAAGTGCGGTCAACAGATCGGCGTTGCCGAGGGAGCCGCCGGGGTGGCCACTTTGGCAGAGCGAGACCTGCCGGATAATATCGCGCCGAACCTGGCTGGCGATGGATTCAAGTTTCTGGATGTCTGGCATAAATAGTGTGGTTTGGATAGCCCGTAAGCTGAGGGCTGGGTTCTCAAGATTAATCCTTAGGCAAGATACGGGTTAATTAGTTTAATTGTGAAACTAAGTCCGCTTTTCCGCTTGCCGTAGCTGCATTCTAACGGGTGGTGGTGCACTTTGTGCGAAGGGGCGGTGGGAGATGTTTTCGACAAGGGGTTAAAGGAGACAAAGGGGGAAAGGAGGGATGCGCTGCGCGCAACTAGGGGTTTGTTTCGCAAAGAAGATTAAGGGGGAAGAGACGACTGAGACGAGCAGCACTGGTCTGGCGGAGCCACATCCCCTTATCCTTCTTATCCTCCCTTGCCTTCTTGTAGAAAACACCCTCCTCCCAAAACGAACAGTGGCCCACCTTCCAAAGAAGATGAGCCACCGTAGCTTTCGATCGTGCGATCAACCTTAGTTCAGGCTATCGCTCAGTTTCTTGCCGGGCTTGAACTTGGCAACCGTCTTGGCGGCGATGCGAATCGTCTCACCAGTACGTGGGTTGCGGCCGTCGCGCGCGGGGCGCTCGTTGGCAGAGAAGGTACCGAAACCTACGAGGCTTACGCTGTCGCCAGATTTCAGTGCATCCTGGATGCTTTCGAGGGTAGCGGCCAGTGCTGATTCAGCCTGGCTCTGCGTGATGTCTGCTTTTTCGGCAATGGATGCCACGAGTTCTCCTTTGTTCATAGTAGTAGAATTTTAAGGGGGATGGATTAAAAATGTCTAGCAAATATTGACGTTGGAGCGTGAACCCACAACAATTCTTGCTAAAAATGTGATTTTTGAACGTTTTTTAGGTCAAAACACCGGTTTCTACCGTTGTTTAGCCATCAATAACAGTCACTACAACGCATGAGAGCTAAGCGTGTTTACCTCCTGAGCCTTTTGTTTATCGCGCTTTCCTGCCTTTTCGTGAGCAGCTGCAGCCGTAAATCCGGGTGCCCCGCCGTCGATAAGATCAACAACAAAAAGGTCAAAAAGAAAAACAACACCAATCTCTTCGATAAGAAGACGAGACGGAAGATGGGGTAAACAGTCTGTAGTCTACAGTCTGTAGTCTATAGCGCTGCAGACTGTAGACTACGGACTATAGACTTCCCCTCACCGCACCCACCGGTAAGCCGCTTTCACCAAAAACGTATTCCGAATCTCCGAGTCAAACAGATCCGTCGCGAAGGTCTCGTACACGTTCTGGCTCGGGTCCGCCCCACCCGTCACGCCCTGCTGCCAAACGAAGAAGAGCGTCGAGCTCGGCCGGTACTCCCAGCGAAAGACCAGGTTAGACCGAAACTGCACGAAATTGAAATCCGGGTCGTCAAACGTATAGTCCACCGCTCGGTCCAGGTTATCATCTACGGAATACACGCCGGCCTCCTCATTAAAGGAAACCTGCCCCTCCGCGTACCGGGGGAAGCGCTCCGTGAAGTCCCGCGCGTCCGCATCACCTAGGCGATTGAAGTCGGTATACGTCCCCCGCGTAATGAAGGGTTGGGCGTAGTACTGCACGGTGAAGTCTGGCGTCAGGTTATATATGGCCCGCACCGTCAGCGTGAGGGTCTCGTTTTCGATCCGGCCGTGTACGTAACGTTGCTCTCCATCTACTTCCTCAATACTGATAAATTGGTCATTCCGGCCGCCCCAGTTGTAAGTGGGTTCAAAACTCAGGCCCAGGGCGTCGTTAGCTTGCCAACGGACTTCAAAACCGGCACCCCTCCCCCACGTATTGCCATCGTAAGAGCCGCCGCCCCGGCCGAAGAGGGCGAGTGTAACCGGCTTGCGTTCATCCGACCGCACAAAAGCCCCCGTGAAGAAGCCCGGTGAGCGGCGCAGTAGCGGCCCACCCCGCAACGCATTCTTATTTACGTCCTGCTGTTCCAGGTTGAGGAAAACCCGGGCGAAGGAGAAATTCTTAAAGGTGGCGTTATAGTTCGTGTTGTAACTCCGCCCCAGAGAGGAGCCGTCAAAATCCCACCCGAAGTAAAGGTTATGGTTCCACTGCCGGCGGTTGAAGATGCCCTGCGGTTTCCGCCAGACCCTGGCCCCCCAGGCAAAAGCGTTGATCTGGTCGGTATTACTCAGAAAGCCAATGTCGTTCAGCTCCAGCCCCGGACTGCGGTAGGTGGCACCGGCCTCAAAGATCCAATCGCCGGCGAAATTGCCCACCGTTACCGTTCCGCCCGTTCCGGCCAGGCTGCGCAGCGTCGTATCTACTTCAAGGTGGTCCGCATCCGGCCGTTGGAAGAGGTGCTCGAAGGAGCGCTGCGTCCGGGTAATGGCTTGCTCCGTCCCCCGCACCTGGCTGGCGAGGAGATTAGCGCGCAGTTGCCAGGCCCGGTTCTTCCAGCGGTGAACGAGGTCCAGCCCCCCGGAGTACGCCGCGTCGTGCAGGAATTGCAGATCCTCCAGCCCCTCCAGGTCGCGGTTTACCGACGTCAGAATGACGCCGATGCTGCTTTGACGGTCGTTAAAATCTTGCTGCACCCGGCCTACGTTGTAGCTCGTCAGTGGCTCCACCACCTGCCGGCTTTCTTCGTCGATGTCGATGATGTCCGCGATTTCGCGTTCGGTAACGGAACTCAACAGACCGAGCGAAAGGCCACTCTGCGTCTTTCCACTCACCTTCGCGGCGCCCAATATGGTCGTATTCTCGGGTTGCTTCACGTAGCGTCCGTTCACCGGGTCGCCCTGCACAAAACGGCTGGGCGTGCCCCCGATCCGGCGGCTGTAAAAAAGTAGGTCCCCCGTATAATTTCCACCCGCCTCCGATTGAGTGAGGCGATAGTCGAAGATGTTGGCGTTCTCCACGAAGAAGGGCCGCTGTTCCCGGAAGAAAATTTGAAACCCATCGAGATTGATGGCACCCGGGTCCGCCTCCACTTGGCCAAAGTCTGGGTTCACGGTAAAGTCTACGGCAATATCGTTCGTTATGCCGATCCGGCCATCTACGCCCACGCTGGCGCGGGTATCCGTCTTCCGGTCGAAGGGGTCATTCGCGTCAAAATCACCACCAGTGCGGAGTTGGGTCAGTACGTAAGGTTGAATTTCCAGCGGTTTGCGGGCCTTTACGCCTTCGATACCCGTAAGCGTGCCGAAGCGGCTTACCCAACCATTTTCTGCCTGCTTTACCGGGGCCCAGCTATCGCGTTCTCCTTCGCGAAAATTCAGGCGCGTCACCTGCAGGCCCCATTTCTGGCTGGGGTCCTTCCCGAAGCGGAGCTGGCTGAAGGGAATCCGCGCTTCCACGGTGTAGCCCAACGAATCCTGGCGGGCCTTCATAAACCAGAACGGGTTCCAGTTGCTGTCCCAATTATTCCCGTCGTTGCTGATAAATTCATCCCCCCGCACGCCGCTCACGGAGCTGGAAAAGGAGAATCCGGTTCGCTTATCGTTGAAGCTGTCGAAGTTGATCTCTACGTAGTCGCCGGGAAAATCATCGCGCCGGCCCAGTCGTGCTTCAATCTTCTTCGGCTCGTCGTCAAACGCCCGGTAGGCAACGTACAGGTTCTTCTTGTCGTACAAGATCTTGAACCGCGTTTCCTGAGAAACGGGCGCCGCATCATCGGGCTCCACCTGGTAATTCAGATCGGCCCACGGCACCTGGTTCCAGACGGTGTCGGAAATGTCGCCGTCAATCGTCGGGGCTTCCCCCACCAGGCGTTGGGTACTGTAGGTCGGAGCCTGGGCACTCAGCGCGGGTAGGCCAAGGAAGAAAATGGCCACGGTGGCCAGGGCGGAAAAACGCATGCGGGTAGGGCTGGGAAGTTGGATGCGGCTATCCACCCGATGGATGAGGGCGCTGCCGCAGGTGCAAAGGTAATTGGAAGGGGACCTAACCCCCGAACCCATTGACCGTCCGTTAACGTCTCGCAAATACCTTTAAAGTGGAGGGACTTACCGTACCCGGGAAGCTCCGCTTGACTCAACATCAATGGAAGCACCCCCGGAGACCCGGACCGAACTCGCCCCACTGGCGTTACCCCGTACGTGATCCGAAGCGTTGAGTTTGACGGAAGAGGCTCCCGCCACTTCAATCTTGGCTTGCTCCACTGGGATTCCCGTTAGGTCAATACTTGCCGCACCGGAAGCATTCAGGTCCACCATCCCCGCCCGGGAATCCTTAAAGCTTACGTTCGTGGCGCCGGACACATCCAGCTCAATTGACTTCCCTGCCTGCTGGAAGCCTTCGATCACCAAGCGAGAGGCACCTGACCCTCGCACTTCCTTGAGGTAGGGCATCACGACGGTAGCGCGCACGGTTGCGTTGTTGTAGCTGTAGCGCGATTTCATTTTGATGACCAGGCGCTCTCCTCTGACCTCGGTTTCAACGTGGTCCACCAAGTTGTCGTCGGCGGTAATTTCCACCCGGTAGGCAGATCCGTAAGTAATCGTAGCCTGAACTGCACCAGAGATATCTAGCCCACTAAAGTCATCCAGGGAACGCTCCTGCTTGATCAGTTTACCGGAGCCCACGACGGAGCGTTGGGCGGTAACGGACAATGAGAAAGCAAAAAGGAGTAAAAGGAGTGCGGAGAAACGAGTCATGGCAGTTGAATTTACGGAGTTTAAAGGAGCTAGGAGAAGAATCAGTTTGCATCTACGACGCTGGACGATCCCGAAGTAGCCACG carries:
- a CDS encoding transketolase — its product is MPDIQKLESIASQVRRDIIRQVSLCQSGHPGGSLGNADLLTALYFEVMKHDTSFNMEAKGEDVFFLSNGHISPVFYSVLARAGYFPVEELATFRQINSRVQGHPTTHEGLPGVRIASGSLGQGVSVACGMALAKKMNGDDRTVFVLTGDGEQQEGQIWEAALFAPHNKLDNLVLIIDDNGQQIDGPTEEVLKLGNFADKYEAFGWNIHHMDGNNMEETVRVLKEVQEMRNGKPCCIVMKTEMGQGVDFMVGTHKWHGKAPNAEQTETALNQLEETLGDFPA
- a CDS encoding DUF5916 domain-containing protein, with protein sequence MRFSALATVAIFFLGLPALSAQAPTYSTQRLVGEAPTIDGDISDTVWNQVPWADLNYQVEPDDAAPVSQETRFKILYDKKNLYVAYRAFDDEPKKIEARLGRRDDFPGDYVEINFDSFNDKRTGFSFSSSVSGVRGDEFISNDGNNWDSNWNPFWFMKARQDSLGYTVEARIPFSQLRFGKDPSQKWGLQVTRLNFREGERDSWAPVKQAENGWVSRFGTLTGIEGVKARKPLEIQPYVLTQLRTGGDFDANDPFDRKTDTRASVGVDGRIGITNDIAVDFTVNPDFGQVEADPGAINLDGFQIFFREQRPFFVENANIFDYRLTQSEAGGNYTGDLLFYSRRIGGTPSRFVQGDPVNGRYVKQPENTTILGAAKVSGKTQSGLSLGLLSSVTEREIADIIDIDEESRQVVEPLTSYNVGRVQQDFNDRQSSIGVILTSVNRDLEGLEDLQFLHDAAYSGGLDLVHRWKNRAWQLRANLLASQVRGTEQAITRTQRSFEHLFQRPDADHLEVDTTLRSLAGTGGTVTVGNFAGDWIFEAGATYRSPGLELNDIGFLSNTDQINAFAWGARVWRKPQGIFNRRQWNHNLYFGWDFDGSSLGRSYNTNYNATFKNFSFARVFLNLEQQDVNKNALRGGPLLRRSPGFFTGAFVRSDERKPVTLALFGRGGGSYDGNTWGRGAGFEVRWQANDALGLSFEPTYNWGGRNDQFISIEEVDGEQRYVHGRIENETLTLTVRAIYNLTPDFTVQYYAQPFITRGTYTDFNRLGDADARDFTERFPRYAEGQVSFNEEAGVYSVDDNLDRAVDYTFDDPDFNFVQFRSNLVFRWEYRPSSTLFFVWQQGVTGGADPSQNVYETFATDLFDSEIRNTFLVKAAYRWVR
- a CDS encoding HU family DNA-binding protein; this translates as MNKGELVASIAEKADITQSQAESALAATLESIQDALKSGDSVSLVGFGTFSANERPARDGRNPRTGETIRIAAKTVAKFKPGKKLSDSLN
- a CDS encoding GIN domain-containing protein — its product is MTRFSALLLLLFAFSLSVTAQRSVVGSGKLIKQERSLDDFSGLDISGAVQATITYGSAYRVEITADDNLVDHVETEVRGERLVIKMKSRYSYNNATVRATVVMPYLKEVRGSGASRLVIEGFQQAGKSIELDVSGATNVSFKDSRAGMVDLNASGAASIDLTGIPVEQAKIEVAGASSVKLNASDHVRGNASGASSVRVSGGASIDVESSGASRVR